From Zea mays cultivar B73 chromosome 3, Zm-B73-REFERENCE-NAM-5.0, whole genome shotgun sequence:
ccttggatcatcaacgtcaagATCTCCCCCATCAATCAACTTACCTTTCAAAATATGTGCCTGATTCTTTTATTAGTCCAGGAAGCCATTGAGCCCTAGAGGTCTAGAGGGCACCAGACTTAGCTAGAGCGGAGCATGGCTTCATATGACATGGTCCCCAAGGGTACATAGTTAGTATTAGTTAGGCTTACCTTGGGTTTTCTCTTGATGATGTGGTTTTTGGAAGGCATATTGCTAAAATTCAGGGATACGGTCTTCCTCCGACACTGACAAGTGGACAACCTCGAAAATTCTAGAGTGAGCACCTAGAATTTTCACTTAGGGGCTCCAATTGAGACAGAAAGAAGGACATTTGACAAATGAAGGGACCAAACCTAGCAATTCAAGGTCTAAATTTTTTGGGGTGAGGGACCCAAATTTTCTGGGTGTGCAAAGAAAAAGCAAGTTGAAGCATGATTAGGCAAGGGTGTTTTTGTGTGTCTAAGGTTTTAGATTGGGATCCATTAAGCACTTAGGGCACCTATAAGTAataagattttgaagcccttgAGTAGTACAACatcttatattctagtgaagttcaaataaaattttaaataagCCCTAATTTCTTTCAATTTGAAGCACGGTGCCACATCTTTTTTAAGTAAGAATTGAGGGGACTCATGTTTACTTTGCATTTTCACATTGGAATATTAATGGAAATATCATGAGACACTAGCTCTTTAGATGGATTGCTATCTATTCACGAAACTCACAAATAGGATTGATGCACTTGCACTTAACCAAGAGGTTCTCTCTACACCTCGAGAGAGAAAAATGTTTGTCTCTATTGTCTCTTGCCTGGTGATCTCTGCACACTTGCATTACATCCTTATTCTTTGTTTGTGGGTTAGTAGCTTGTGTAGTTTTGTAGTGTTAGCTCTCTAGTTAGTTTTACTTGTAGCGTAGATAGTTGCTCTCGTTAGTAGTAACTAGTTGTTAGTTGCTCTCTAGCTTAGCTCTATAATGTTGTTGTGTACCTTGGAGTTTTGTGTTGTGGAGTGATTAGAGTAGAAGTCAATTGCTATTAGGCTTGTGTGGCTGAACTAGAGCTAGTACTTATAGCGGTTTAGGATCATATTATTTTCTAATCACTTTACTCTAATAATTGTGCTTTGCAAAAAAAAAGACTAGTTACCCTAATCTCATTGTAATTGTATATATCATTACAACAATACAACTAAACAAGTAAGATTCTTCGATGTTATCCCTCACCAAGGTTAAACAATACCTAGGAACCAATCATCCTCTAAAATTGTGCAAAAAGTGTGTCAACTGCATATGAGATCTACGTCTATTCCTGGGCAAGTTATTTTTGATAGGATCTTGTTTCTTATGAAACATGTATAACAACTTGATGCTAGAAAAATAATGAAAAAGATTAAACTATTTATAAATTTCCTTTGACTTTGGAAGTGTTGACAAATTGGAGTTTACATCATCTCATGAGTTAACATATTGTCCTACTTATTGCTGGATCATAGGTGTTTGGTTCGCACGGATATTTAGAATCCGGCTTGCAAAATTCACGTGTTGAACCAAACAACATTGATTTTCGTCTTAGATAATGCGCTACAGAAAACTAAGGACCTATTTGGAAGTAAccagtttttaagaaactggtttTATCTTTTAGTTAGAAGAGGATAGATTCTTGATTTTTAAGAAACTGAGAATCTAACTTTTATAAACTGAGTCATGAACTGATATGTTTGGAATCACCTCAATTTCTATAAACTAATTTTTAAAAAACCGAGTGCTTTCAAACATGCCTTAAGTTATCAAGCTCCAGTTAATTTTTCTCGGGTAACGAGAACACATGGATTGGATTCTATAATTCAGGAGAAACCAAACGAGACCTATTTTAATGCTgatcaaggaaaataagagacACGGTGGAAGCTTTATATACTCACTTCATTctaaaatataattcgttttaaTTAAATATACATCCATTAATTATAACTTACATCCATTAATCAAGCTATGAATATGCTCTTTCGAACGTGGGCGAACTATAGGAATATTTTTTATGGCATCCGTTGCTAAGCACGGTCAATCCATTTTTTGTACATTTTGCACAACAGTGACGTCTAACATGACATGTACGAGCAGAAAAAAGAACTGACAAATGCATTTTTCTTTGGCGAGGCACATCTCTCAGCTCGCGCGCTCGTCTTTCCTCTGTTTGATCAGCTTGAAGAGGCTGGGCATCACCTTCTTCTTCCTCTTGATGGTGAACGAGGGCGTCCGCGGGTTCCGGATCCCCGCCGACGAAGACACGGACGACCGCCGCGCCCTCGTCCTCCGCATCGTCGCCGACACCCTGGTCGACCGCCGTCGCGGGTACGCGCACAGCAGCCCGTCCCGCTCCGCCACCGCGTTCAGGTCGTATAGCTCCTGCTCCAGCGCCTTCTGCTCGCCCGCCGCGCTctccgcctccgccgccgcctcggCCTCCCTGGCGCGCAGCTCGGCTGTCACGCGCTCCGtggcctccgcgcgcgccgccaGCTCCTTCTCGCCGGCCTTGAGCGCCTGCACCCACGCCTGCGCCGCGGACACCTTCTTGTCGGCCACCACGCGGACCAGCGCCGCGCGCCCGCTCAGGTACTCGTACTCGAACCGCGAGATGGTTATGGTCCCCGACCGCCGTGACGCCCTCGCCTGCATTGTGCCTTCCACGGCGGCCTTGAGCTTCTTCATCGCCGCGGCCTCGGCCGTCTTCGCCGCCTCGAGCTCCTTCACAGACTGCTGCATCCGTGCCTCGGTCGCTGCGATCTCGGCGTTCGCGTTCTCGGTCTCGGCGCGCACGCACCGTTGCTCAAGCTCGTTCAGCTCCTCCTCTTTCATCGCCGCCTTCTTCTCGTCCTGCAGCTGCTGCAGTGCCGACGTCATATTTGAAACGATCGCTTTGGACCGCTCGCTGGTCTCCGTGAGGGCCTCCAGCCGGGCCCTCGCCTTCAGCAACTTGGCGTTCAGCTGCTGCACCTGCGCGTCCGCCTTCTTCTCCTGCGCCTTGAGCCGGTTCACTTCCTCGGAGACCCGCATGATCTCGGTGCGCGCGCTGTCCATGGACGTCATGAACTGGAAGCTCCCGGCCTTGATGCTATCCAGCTCCTTCTTGGCGGCATCCAGCTCGGCCTCCGCAGTCCGCAGCAGCGCCTTGTCCTCAGCCTCCACGTCCGCAGTGCCGTCGTTCTTGACACTGTTCCTCTCCATGGCACGGACCAGCTCCATCTCGGCCTGTAGGACCTCCACGTCAGCGTTCGTCACCGCGAGcttcgcctccatttcccgggcgCGGCTCAGGTCCTTCCGTAGCGCCTCGATCTTAGCCCTGGTGGCCTCCATTTCCCGGGCGAACCGCTCGGCCTCGGCACACCGCTGGGCGTCGATCTCGCGGCGCTCCCGCTCGGCCTCGATGCGCGCGAGCTCCACCAGGACGTGCTCCTCGTTCGCCTCGTCCACCAGCCGCTTCATCTCGTCGGCAGCGAGCAGGTTAGACTGGATGTTTATCGCCGACGACACGATGTCGCTCTCGGCCTTGGCCTTGGCCTCCGCCGCGGACTTGACCTCCAGCCGCAGCCTGAGCAGCTCCTGCCTGGCACGGTTCAGCTCCCGCGACACCTCCGCGTACTCGGCAGCGTCGCGCCGCTCCCCCTGCGAGCGCGGCGCACCGTGTCCCGTCTTGCTTGCCCTGGTCGCCGGCCGCATTGTGTGAGGCTCTGACCTCTTGGACGACGCCCGGGCCTTGGCCTGCTCTATTTGGCGCTCCAGCtccttcgccatggcgcgcgcccTCGACAGCTCGGACTCGGCGCCGGCTCTTTCTCTGTCCACGGCGGTCTTGCGTTCACTCAGCTTATCTATGCTGGATTTTGCTAGCTGCTTCATCTCTGGCCGCAGATTCTGCATGCACCGAGGTGTTTAGGAATATGAAACGCAATTTTTGATCCGCAAAAAACCCGATACGAAACTCAATCTTACTACTATTCTGAAAAATCAACCATTCAGAAACTAGTTAAGTTACCTCTTGTCCTAAAACATTCCTTGCCCTGTTCATCTCCGGCTTCCTCCCACCGATGCTTTCGCCAAAGATGCTCCTTGTAGCTCTCACGGAGCTGCTCCTTCCGGGGACCTCATCCATGGCGGCCTCCAATCAGAAGCACAGGACGCAACGCAACCTAACAAGAAGAagagtccaagaaacaaaaaacTGAAGCTCACCAAGATTAAAAGGCCACCGCAGAACTGCGCGGGAGGAAGTTTTTTGTTCAGAGGGAGAGAATTTCTTTATGTGCGTGCAATTAAACGAGGGCAAGTGCTACTTGAAGCCTATCCTCTGATTGCCAGGGCTCAGGGCGCTCACTACCACACAGCACACACTTGATCCCGCTCTATCCACGCTGCTCTTGTCTGTCGCTGGCCTCCTGACAGTTACTAGCTTGTAGCTTCCGTCAAATAGGAGATCGTTAACAGCTGCTCGTTTGGTGGCTGGTTGCGAAGCTTTGATTAACTGGTACCACAAATGGGGACCGTCATGATCTTTATGAGCCACATAGTTGTGGTTGGCTGCTGTTGAATCAAGGGCCTGTCTGGTTTGGGACGACTCACTTGTAGTCTCTAAAAAAGTAAACATAGTCGGGTTTGGGACGACTCACTTTTAGTCTCTAAAAAAGTAAACATAGTGAGTGTGGTGACTAAACTTTAATAGTTTTCTACTCACCAAAGTGGTGGCTAAAAGAGACTTAAAGTGGGATTTTTATCCCACTTGCCTTCTCTTTC
This genomic window contains:
- the LOC100382233 gene encoding putative domain of unknown function (DUF827) family translates to MDEVPGRSSSVRATRSIFGESIGGRKPEMNRARNVLGQENLRPEMKQLAKSSIDKLSERKTAVDRERAGAESELSRARAMAKELERQIEQAKARASSKRSEPHTMRPATRASKTGHGAPRSQGERRDAAEYAEVSRELNRARQELLRLRLEVKSAAEAKAKAESDIVSSAINIQSNLLAADEMKRLVDEANEEHVLVELARIEAERERREIDAQRCAEAERFAREMEATRAKIEALRKDLSRAREMEAKLAVTNADVEVLQAEMELVRAMERNSVKNDGTADVEAEDKALLRTAEAELDAAKKELDSIKAGSFQFMTSMDSARTEIMRVSEEVNRLKAQEKKADAQVQQLNAKLLKARARLEALTETSERSKAIVSNMTSALQQLQDEKKAAMKEEELNELEQRCVRAETENANAEIAATEARMQQSVKELEAAKTAEAAAMKKLKAAVEGTMQARASRRSGTITISRFEYEYLSGRAALVRVVADKKVSAAQAWVQALKAGEKELAARAEATERVTAELRAREAEAAAEAESAAGEQKALEQELYDLNAVAERDGLLCAYPRRRSTRVSATMRRTRARRSSVSSSAGIRNPRTPSFTIKRKKKVMPSLFKLIKQRKDERAS